One Bombus pyrosoma isolate SC7728 linkage group LG11, ASM1482585v1, whole genome shotgun sequence DNA segment encodes these proteins:
- the LOC122572314 gene encoding uncharacterized protein LOC122572314 isoform X2, which produces MYIPESHFKHIVRNVQRHRRKEDEERIWASFVKEQELNSLRFDKKDVDYSIQNMKDLLQENMQNVDRELKRLEEDALPERSKGIRNPKSNVKNEVIYTKVNSIRNNYSKEKMLTKNRGTCKTNVSVPTSRGSNIYMYSESEGQKTVFKSKAKKSLSDSSITEKKCYTNQLLRATNHFENNSDTDSSNNKDDIVYIQPDPFTIQKLLSMQKKIAELLDEISFRLCRIPLPDGDSDLKRRQQQTLEFSIRFSRNYLYNLNRLVTSIQRHIRAMSPRLGLKQYKNIVFHQDMIKQKLVAAHQLLIQALTAYYKHIPNSILEGHSTKLQDVLQVVYNLINICDKIEISTYYFCSGDTTIIPLGKTLQNKCDAILSKLKLNLESRYGSTSHKNVQSVITTAPIFLPNKGRCNRKNLSNRLSMYSMDVKMSKGNLKRRNDIRRKSYTYQKENENNTKEIGNLYAQDYTLPELLYPSPITRTTSSRDAVQIDSMKNINNSKEDDIRTVMDGLTIDSENDSNIEIRTKRKPETNSGQQSVAIRKKTSTEMREAKNMKSKGVNIEANNFTNEEDDLIKKVTTIPKEHLVALAPVINDLVALVSKKKNELEMQPVSETSVETLREFLQKYQSPKDCDTKASLAKTSYEQQSHCNLNGLSEIKRHNENVQLICVSSMGKVPKMTHCDASCQVDYETALKIIHNGKVTDSNIKNGVQLAISEETELLFLTYRCEYKKLCQSRPMYSSNTQNKPWDIVAWISDKLIEELIIEITEELQMNDVIKKLFEMEFQEL; this is translated from the exons ATG TATATACCTGAAAGTCATTTTAAACACATAGTAAGAAATGTACAGAGACACAGACGCAAAGAGGATGAGGAACGTATATGGGCTTCATTCGTTAAAGAACAGGAGTTAAATAGTTTGAGGTTTGACAAAAAagatgttgactattctatacaaaatatgaaagacCTGTTGcaagaaaatatgcaaaatgtaGATAGAGAACTTAAAAGACTTGAAGAAGATGCCCTCCCTGAACGAAGTAAAGGAATTCGAAATCCTAAATctaatgttaaaaatgaagTGATTTATACAAAA GTAAACAGCATCAGGAACAATTAttcaaaagagaaaatgttaaCAAAGAATAGGGGTACATGTAAAACTAATGTTTCAGTTCCAACTTCTCGGGgcagtaatatttatatgtatagtgAATCTGAAGGACAGAAAACAGTTTTTAAATCTAAGGCTAAAAAATCTTTGTCAGATTCTTCTATCACagagaaaaaatgttatacaaaCCAACTTCTTCGTGCAACCAATCATTTTGAGAATAATTCTGATACAGATTCAAGTAATAACAAAGatgatattgtttatatacAACCAGATCCATTTACCATACAGAAACTATTATCGATGCAAAAGAAAATTGCTGAACTACTAGATGAAATATCATTTAGATTATGCAGAATTCCTTTACCAGATGGTGATAGTGATTTGAAAAGAAGACAACAGCAAACACTAGAATTTTCTATaagattttcaagaaattatcTGTACAATCTTAACAGACTTGTTACAAGCATTCAAAGACATATCAGAGCTATGTCTCCCAGACTAggattaaaacaatataagaATATTGTATTTCATCAAGATATGATAAAACAAAAGCTGGTTGCTGCTcatcaattattaatacaagCTCTAACTgcttattataaacatattcCAAACTCTATTCTTGAAGGTCATTCTACAAAACTTCAAGATGTGTTACAGGTTGTCTACAAtctgataaatatttgtgaTAAAATTGAGATTTCTACTTACTATTTCTGTTCAGGAGATACTACAATTATACCGTTG GGGAAGACTCTTCAAAATAAATGTGATGctattttatctaaattaaagttaaatttaGAAAGTAGATATGGATCCACAAGTCACAAGAATGTACAATCTGTAATCACTACTGCACCAATATTTTTACCTAACAAAGGACGTTGCAATCGCAAGAATCTATCTAATCGGTTAAGCATGTACAGCATGGATGTTAAAATGTCTAAGGGTAAtctaaagagaagaaacgatataagaagaaaaa GCTATACTTAtcagaaagaaaatgagaataatACTAAGGAAATCGGAAATTTGTACGCTCAGGATTATACGTTACCAGAACTACTATATCCTAGTCCTATAACGCGTACGACATCTTCGAGGGACGCTGTTCAGATTGAttccatgaaaaatataaataattctaaagaAGATGACATTCGAACTGTGATGGATGGATTAACGATAGATTCTGAAAAT GATagtaatatagaaatacgaacTAAACGTAAACCTGAAACAAATAGTGGACAACAATCGGTCGCAATACGTAAAAAGACATCTACAGAAATGCGGGAGgcgaaaaatatgaaaagcaaAGGAGTAAATATTGAAGCAAACAATTTTACTAACGAGGAggatgatttaattaaaaaagtaactACAATTCCCAAGGAGCATTTGGTTGCACTAGCTCCTGTAATAAACGACTTAGTGGCTCTTGTATCAAAAAAG aaaaatgaattggAGATGCAACCTGTTTCGGAAACGTCTGTGGAAACATTAagagaatttttacaaaaatatcagTCACCTAAAGATTGTGATACTAAAGCTTCTTTAGCAAAAACCAGTTATGAACAACAATCACATTGTAATCTTAATgg CTTATCTGAAATTAAAAGACACaatgaaaatgtacaattaatttgTGTATCTTCTATGGGCAAAGTTCCTAAAATGACACATTGTGATGCTTCGTGTCAAGTAGATTATGAGACAGCACTAAAG ATTATTCATAACGGGAAGGTTACTGATTCAAACATCAAAAATGGAGTGCAGCTTGCTATTTCAGAAGAAACTGAATTACTATTTCTAACATACAGatgtgaatataaaaaattgtgtcAATCAAGGCCAATGTATTCTAGCAATACACAAAATAAACCATGGGATATCGTGGCATG gATATCTGATAAATTGATAGaggaattaataattgaaataacagaAGAGTTACAAATGAatgatgtaattaaaaaactgtttgaaatggaatttcaagaattataA
- the LOC122572314 gene encoding uncharacterized protein LOC122572314 isoform X1 — MSFMVENRPTNEISNKDREHFLSLEVTEDYSFKYIPESHFKHIVRNVQRHRRKEDEERIWASFVKEQELNSLRFDKKDVDYSIQNMKDLLQENMQNVDRELKRLEEDALPERSKGIRNPKSNVKNEVIYTKVNSIRNNYSKEKMLTKNRGTCKTNVSVPTSRGSNIYMYSESEGQKTVFKSKAKKSLSDSSITEKKCYTNQLLRATNHFENNSDTDSSNNKDDIVYIQPDPFTIQKLLSMQKKIAELLDEISFRLCRIPLPDGDSDLKRRQQQTLEFSIRFSRNYLYNLNRLVTSIQRHIRAMSPRLGLKQYKNIVFHQDMIKQKLVAAHQLLIQALTAYYKHIPNSILEGHSTKLQDVLQVVYNLINICDKIEISTYYFCSGDTTIIPLGKTLQNKCDAILSKLKLNLESRYGSTSHKNVQSVITTAPIFLPNKGRCNRKNLSNRLSMYSMDVKMSKGNLKRRNDIRRKSYTYQKENENNTKEIGNLYAQDYTLPELLYPSPITRTTSSRDAVQIDSMKNINNSKEDDIRTVMDGLTIDSENDSNIEIRTKRKPETNSGQQSVAIRKKTSTEMREAKNMKSKGVNIEANNFTNEEDDLIKKVTTIPKEHLVALAPVINDLVALVSKKKNELEMQPVSETSVETLREFLQKYQSPKDCDTKASLAKTSYEQQSHCNLNGLSEIKRHNENVQLICVSSMGKVPKMTHCDASCQVDYETALKIIHNGKVTDSNIKNGVQLAISEETELLFLTYRCEYKKLCQSRPMYSSNTQNKPWDIVAWISDKLIEELIIEITEELQMNDVIKKLFEMEFQEL, encoded by the exons ATGTCTTTTATGGTAGAAAATAGACCAACCAATGAAATAAGCAATAAAGATAGagaacattttctttctttagaaGTAACTGAAGATTATAGCTTTAAG TATATACCTGAAAGTCATTTTAAACACATAGTAAGAAATGTACAGAGACACAGACGCAAAGAGGATGAGGAACGTATATGGGCTTCATTCGTTAAAGAACAGGAGTTAAATAGTTTGAGGTTTGACAAAAAagatgttgactattctatacaaaatatgaaagacCTGTTGcaagaaaatatgcaaaatgtaGATAGAGAACTTAAAAGACTTGAAGAAGATGCCCTCCCTGAACGAAGTAAAGGAATTCGAAATCCTAAATctaatgttaaaaatgaagTGATTTATACAAAA GTAAACAGCATCAGGAACAATTAttcaaaagagaaaatgttaaCAAAGAATAGGGGTACATGTAAAACTAATGTTTCAGTTCCAACTTCTCGGGgcagtaatatttatatgtatagtgAATCTGAAGGACAGAAAACAGTTTTTAAATCTAAGGCTAAAAAATCTTTGTCAGATTCTTCTATCACagagaaaaaatgttatacaaaCCAACTTCTTCGTGCAACCAATCATTTTGAGAATAATTCTGATACAGATTCAAGTAATAACAAAGatgatattgtttatatacAACCAGATCCATTTACCATACAGAAACTATTATCGATGCAAAAGAAAATTGCTGAACTACTAGATGAAATATCATTTAGATTATGCAGAATTCCTTTACCAGATGGTGATAGTGATTTGAAAAGAAGACAACAGCAAACACTAGAATTTTCTATaagattttcaagaaattatcTGTACAATCTTAACAGACTTGTTACAAGCATTCAAAGACATATCAGAGCTATGTCTCCCAGACTAggattaaaacaatataagaATATTGTATTTCATCAAGATATGATAAAACAAAAGCTGGTTGCTGCTcatcaattattaatacaagCTCTAACTgcttattataaacatattcCAAACTCTATTCTTGAAGGTCATTCTACAAAACTTCAAGATGTGTTACAGGTTGTCTACAAtctgataaatatttgtgaTAAAATTGAGATTTCTACTTACTATTTCTGTTCAGGAGATACTACAATTATACCGTTG GGGAAGACTCTTCAAAATAAATGTGATGctattttatctaaattaaagttaaatttaGAAAGTAGATATGGATCCACAAGTCACAAGAATGTACAATCTGTAATCACTACTGCACCAATATTTTTACCTAACAAAGGACGTTGCAATCGCAAGAATCTATCTAATCGGTTAAGCATGTACAGCATGGATGTTAAAATGTCTAAGGGTAAtctaaagagaagaaacgatataagaagaaaaa GCTATACTTAtcagaaagaaaatgagaataatACTAAGGAAATCGGAAATTTGTACGCTCAGGATTATACGTTACCAGAACTACTATATCCTAGTCCTATAACGCGTACGACATCTTCGAGGGACGCTGTTCAGATTGAttccatgaaaaatataaataattctaaagaAGATGACATTCGAACTGTGATGGATGGATTAACGATAGATTCTGAAAAT GATagtaatatagaaatacgaacTAAACGTAAACCTGAAACAAATAGTGGACAACAATCGGTCGCAATACGTAAAAAGACATCTACAGAAATGCGGGAGgcgaaaaatatgaaaagcaaAGGAGTAAATATTGAAGCAAACAATTTTACTAACGAGGAggatgatttaattaaaaaagtaactACAATTCCCAAGGAGCATTTGGTTGCACTAGCTCCTGTAATAAACGACTTAGTGGCTCTTGTATCAAAAAAG aaaaatgaattggAGATGCAACCTGTTTCGGAAACGTCTGTGGAAACATTAagagaatttttacaaaaatatcagTCACCTAAAGATTGTGATACTAAAGCTTCTTTAGCAAAAACCAGTTATGAACAACAATCACATTGTAATCTTAATgg CTTATCTGAAATTAAAAGACACaatgaaaatgtacaattaatttgTGTATCTTCTATGGGCAAAGTTCCTAAAATGACACATTGTGATGCTTCGTGTCAAGTAGATTATGAGACAGCACTAAAG ATTATTCATAACGGGAAGGTTACTGATTCAAACATCAAAAATGGAGTGCAGCTTGCTATTTCAGAAGAAACTGAATTACTATTTCTAACATACAGatgtgaatataaaaaattgtgtcAATCAAGGCCAATGTATTCTAGCAATACACAAAATAAACCATGGGATATCGTGGCATG gATATCTGATAAATTGATAGaggaattaataattgaaataacagaAGAGTTACAAATGAatgatgtaattaaaaaactgtttgaaatggaatttcaagaattataA
- the LOC122572314 gene encoding uncharacterized protein LOC122572314 isoform X3, translated as MKDLLQENMQNVDRELKRLEEDALPERSKGIRNPKSNVKNEVIYTKVNSIRNNYSKEKMLTKNRGTCKTNVSVPTSRGSNIYMYSESEGQKTVFKSKAKKSLSDSSITEKKCYTNQLLRATNHFENNSDTDSSNNKDDIVYIQPDPFTIQKLLSMQKKIAELLDEISFRLCRIPLPDGDSDLKRRQQQTLEFSIRFSRNYLYNLNRLVTSIQRHIRAMSPRLGLKQYKNIVFHQDMIKQKLVAAHQLLIQALTAYYKHIPNSILEGHSTKLQDVLQVVYNLINICDKIEISTYYFCSGDTTIIPLGKTLQNKCDAILSKLKLNLESRYGSTSHKNVQSVITTAPIFLPNKGRCNRKNLSNRLSMYSMDVKMSKGNLKRRNDIRRKSYTYQKENENNTKEIGNLYAQDYTLPELLYPSPITRTTSSRDAVQIDSMKNINNSKEDDIRTVMDGLTIDSENDSNIEIRTKRKPETNSGQQSVAIRKKTSTEMREAKNMKSKGVNIEANNFTNEEDDLIKKVTTIPKEHLVALAPVINDLVALVSKKKNELEMQPVSETSVETLREFLQKYQSPKDCDTKASLAKTSYEQQSHCNLNGLSEIKRHNENVQLICVSSMGKVPKMTHCDASCQVDYETALKIIHNGKVTDSNIKNGVQLAISEETELLFLTYRCEYKKLCQSRPMYSSNTQNKPWDIVAWISDKLIEELIIEITEELQMNDVIKKLFEMEFQEL; from the exons atgaaagacCTGTTGcaagaaaatatgcaaaatgtaGATAGAGAACTTAAAAGACTTGAAGAAGATGCCCTCCCTGAACGAAGTAAAGGAATTCGAAATCCTAAATctaatgttaaaaatgaagTGATTTATACAAAA GTAAACAGCATCAGGAACAATTAttcaaaagagaaaatgttaaCAAAGAATAGGGGTACATGTAAAACTAATGTTTCAGTTCCAACTTCTCGGGgcagtaatatttatatgtatagtgAATCTGAAGGACAGAAAACAGTTTTTAAATCTAAGGCTAAAAAATCTTTGTCAGATTCTTCTATCACagagaaaaaatgttatacaaaCCAACTTCTTCGTGCAACCAATCATTTTGAGAATAATTCTGATACAGATTCAAGTAATAACAAAGatgatattgtttatatacAACCAGATCCATTTACCATACAGAAACTATTATCGATGCAAAAGAAAATTGCTGAACTACTAGATGAAATATCATTTAGATTATGCAGAATTCCTTTACCAGATGGTGATAGTGATTTGAAAAGAAGACAACAGCAAACACTAGAATTTTCTATaagattttcaagaaattatcTGTACAATCTTAACAGACTTGTTACAAGCATTCAAAGACATATCAGAGCTATGTCTCCCAGACTAggattaaaacaatataagaATATTGTATTTCATCAAGATATGATAAAACAAAAGCTGGTTGCTGCTcatcaattattaatacaagCTCTAACTgcttattataaacatattcCAAACTCTATTCTTGAAGGTCATTCTACAAAACTTCAAGATGTGTTACAGGTTGTCTACAAtctgataaatatttgtgaTAAAATTGAGATTTCTACTTACTATTTCTGTTCAGGAGATACTACAATTATACCGTTG GGGAAGACTCTTCAAAATAAATGTGATGctattttatctaaattaaagttaaatttaGAAAGTAGATATGGATCCACAAGTCACAAGAATGTACAATCTGTAATCACTACTGCACCAATATTTTTACCTAACAAAGGACGTTGCAATCGCAAGAATCTATCTAATCGGTTAAGCATGTACAGCATGGATGTTAAAATGTCTAAGGGTAAtctaaagagaagaaacgatataagaagaaaaa GCTATACTTAtcagaaagaaaatgagaataatACTAAGGAAATCGGAAATTTGTACGCTCAGGATTATACGTTACCAGAACTACTATATCCTAGTCCTATAACGCGTACGACATCTTCGAGGGACGCTGTTCAGATTGAttccatgaaaaatataaataattctaaagaAGATGACATTCGAACTGTGATGGATGGATTAACGATAGATTCTGAAAAT GATagtaatatagaaatacgaacTAAACGTAAACCTGAAACAAATAGTGGACAACAATCGGTCGCAATACGTAAAAAGACATCTACAGAAATGCGGGAGgcgaaaaatatgaaaagcaaAGGAGTAAATATTGAAGCAAACAATTTTACTAACGAGGAggatgatttaattaaaaaagtaactACAATTCCCAAGGAGCATTTGGTTGCACTAGCTCCTGTAATAAACGACTTAGTGGCTCTTGTATCAAAAAAG aaaaatgaattggAGATGCAACCTGTTTCGGAAACGTCTGTGGAAACATTAagagaatttttacaaaaatatcagTCACCTAAAGATTGTGATACTAAAGCTTCTTTAGCAAAAACCAGTTATGAACAACAATCACATTGTAATCTTAATgg CTTATCTGAAATTAAAAGACACaatgaaaatgtacaattaatttgTGTATCTTCTATGGGCAAAGTTCCTAAAATGACACATTGTGATGCTTCGTGTCAAGTAGATTATGAGACAGCACTAAAG ATTATTCATAACGGGAAGGTTACTGATTCAAACATCAAAAATGGAGTGCAGCTTGCTATTTCAGAAGAAACTGAATTACTATTTCTAACATACAGatgtgaatataaaaaattgtgtcAATCAAGGCCAATGTATTCTAGCAATACACAAAATAAACCATGGGATATCGTGGCATG gATATCTGATAAATTGATAGaggaattaataattgaaataacagaAGAGTTACAAATGAatgatgtaattaaaaaactgtttgaaatggaatttcaagaattataA
- the LOC122572317 gene encoding MIEF1 upstream open reading frame protein — protein MRQTILKLYKDLLRYGDNLKYTDKEYFRYRIRKNFKQNKHLIDQIEIDFQLQKGQKLLQNQRVL, from the exons atgagacaaacgattttaaaattatacaaagatTTATTGCGCTATGGTGATAATTTGAAGTATACAGACAAAGAATATTTCCGATACagaattcgtaaaaattttaaacaaaataagcATTTAATTGATCAAATAGAGATTGACTTTCAATTGCAA AAGGGACAAAAGCTTCTACAAAATCAGAGAGTATTGTAA
- the LOC122572316 gene encoding mitochondrial translation release factor in rescue yields MLKLLNRAYNNQFYDTHISPLIVRKIYGFLCCEVKNNWGNLLNSQKQIRYKSYNRFLDYSKVPRLDENDLQEQHVRGTGPGGQATNKTNNAVILKHKPTGLVIKCHQTRSLEQNRKIAREILLRKLDNLVNGQDSLESQKERLMKKDSIKKRQKKKKLADLKNAFMERENLK; encoded by the coding sequence ATGCTGAAACTGTTAAATAGAGCatataataatcaattttatgaTACTCATATATCGCCATTGattgttcgaaaaatatacggatttttatgttgTGAAGTCAAGAACAATTGGGGTAATCTATTAAATAGCCAGAAACAAATTCGATATAAATCATACAATCGCTTCTTGGATTATTCAAAAGTACCCAGGCTAGATGAAAATGATTTACAAGAACAACATGTTAGAGGAACTGGACCTGGCGGCCAAGCAACTAACAAGACGAATAACGcagtaattttaaaacacaAACCTACAGGATTAGTTATAAAATGTCATCAAACTAGAAGTTtagaacaaaatagaaaaattgctaGAGAGATATTGTTAAGAAAATTAGATAATTTAGTGAATGGTCAGGATTCTCTGGAAAGTCAAAAGGAAcgattaatgaaaaaagattctattaagaagagacaaaagaaaaaaaaactcgCAGATTTGAAGAATGCGTTTATGGAACGCGAGAActtaaaataa